A portion of the Desulfurellaceae bacterium genome contains these proteins:
- a CDS encoding nucleoside 2-deoxyribosyltransferase, producing MPRAIRCLTTVLFVLMCEAPHAEPLPVYHIYLAGPEVFLPDPVKAGADKTALIARLNDEHDWPFRLVGLYPLDPDIPDFKPDRNTGLRIYRANIALMDKAHVIAANMVRFRGPKHGCRHGV from the coding sequence GTGCCGCGCGCCATCCGTTGCCTGACCACCGTCCTGTTTGTGCTCATGTGTGAAGCGCCGCACGCCGAGCCCCTGCCCGTCTACCACATCTATCTGGCCGGCCCCGAGGTCTTTTTGCCCGACCCGGTCAAGGCCGGCGCCGACAAGACGGCCCTGATCGCGCGCCTCAACGACGAGCACGACTGGCCCTTCCGCCTCGTCGGCCTGTATCCGCTGGACCCCGACATTCCCGACTTCAAGCCTGACCGCAACACCGGCCTGCGCATCTACCGGGCCAATATCGCCTTGATGGACAAGGCGCATGTCATTGCGGCCAACATGGTCCGCTTTCGTGGTCCGAAGCATGGATGTCGGCACGGCGTTTGA
- a CDS encoding type II toxin-antitoxin system VapC family toxin: protein MKAPVLDSSVTLAWVLRDEQSSRVDATLEQVAKIGGTAPALWWVEVRNVLVIAERRGRLTPEDTAVAVRALDALGIHLDHAPDNASLFRLARTHGLSAYDALYLELAVRQQRPLATLDRKLSAAAQAEGIPLTA, encoded by the coding sequence ATGAAGGCCCCCGTCCTGGATAGTTCCGTCACCCTGGCCTGGGTGCTCAGGGATGAGCAGTCGTCCCGAGTCGACGCGACCTTGGAGCAAGTGGCGAAGATTGGTGGGACTGCTCCGGCGCTGTGGTGGGTAGAAGTCCGGAACGTGCTGGTCATCGCCGAGCGCAGGGGACGCTTGACGCCCGAAGACACGGCGGTGGCCGTGCGGGCTCTTGACGCTCTGGGTATCCATTTGGACCACGCACCGGACAACGCTTCCCTCTTCCGGCTGGCCAGGACCCATGGATTGAGCGCATATGATGCGCTGTACCTGGAATTAGCGGTCCGGCAACAGCGACCACTTGCAACCCTTGACCGCAAACTCAGCGCAGCGGCACAGGCGGAAGGCATACCGCTAACAGCCTGA
- a CDS encoding type II toxin-antitoxin system Phd/YefM family antitoxin, with protein sequence MFVVNVHQAKTQLSRLLARVEAGEEVVIARRGEPVARLVACKPRSKRQPDVLKGKVVIPESFFDPLSEAELRAWEGQ encoded by the coding sequence ATGTTCGTCGTCAACGTTCACCAAGCCAAGACCCAACTCTCACGACTCCTGGCGCGAGTCGAGGCGGGCGAGGAGGTCGTGATCGCCCGCCGAGGTGAGCCGGTCGCGCGACTCGTCGCCTGCAAGCCTCGGAGCAAACGGCAGCCCGATGTTCTCAAGGGCAAGGTCGTCATACCCGAGAGCTTCTTCGATCCGCTGTCGGAGGCGGAACTGAGGGCCTGGGAGGGGCAATAG
- a CDS encoding TerC family protein, whose product MQVSVWMWIAFTAAVVGLLFLDLTVFHRDARVTSKREAAVWSAFWVCLALLFNLGIYFLYGKERALEFLAGYLIEKSLSVDNIFVFLLLFSYFSVPAIYRHRVLFWGILGALVMRGVFIGVGAALLHHFHWVMYIFGAFLVFTGIRMLAKHEENTDPSHNPAIRLLRRFMPITPGYEGQHFLIRRGGQLFATPLLVVLVAVETTDLVFAVDSIPAIFAVTDDPFIVYTSNIFAILGLRALFFLVAGVLELFVYLRYGLGFVLSFVGVKMLLADIYKIPIGLSLGVIAGILTISVVASLLFPPKQPQAAEPPTGGDEQLPASGIK is encoded by the coding sequence ATGCAGGTCAGTGTGTGGATGTGGATCGCGTTTACCGCTGCGGTGGTGGGGCTGCTGTTTCTCGACCTGACCGTGTTTCATCGCGACGCCCGGGTGACCTCGAAAAGAGAGGCTGCGGTGTGGAGCGCCTTCTGGGTCTGCCTGGCCCTGCTCTTCAACCTCGGCATCTACTTCCTGTACGGCAAAGAGCGGGCGCTCGAGTTTCTGGCCGGCTATCTGATCGAAAAATCCCTGAGCGTCGACAACATCTTTGTCTTCCTGCTGCTGTTTTCGTACTTTTCGGTCCCGGCCATCTACCGCCACCGGGTGCTGTTCTGGGGCATTCTGGGCGCCCTGGTCATGCGTGGCGTCTTCATCGGGGTCGGCGCCGCCCTGCTGCACCACTTCCACTGGGTCATGTACATCTTCGGCGCCTTTCTGGTCTTTACCGGCATCCGCATGCTGGCCAAGCACGAGGAGAACACCGACCCGAGCCACAACCCGGCCATCCGGCTGCTGCGGCGCTTCATGCCCATCACCCCAGGCTATGAGGGTCAGCATTTTTTGATCCGACGCGGCGGCCAGCTGTTTGCCACCCCCCTGTTGGTCGTGCTGGTCGCGGTCGAGACCACCGACCTGGTCTTTGCCGTTGACTCGATCCCGGCCATTTTCGCCGTGACCGACGATCCCTTCATTGTCTACACCTCCAACATCTTTGCCATACTGGGCCTGCGCGCCCTGTTTTTCCTGGTTGCCGGCGTCCTGGAGCTGTTCGTCTACCTGCGCTACGGCCTGGGCTTCGTGTTGAGCTTTGTGGGGGTCAAGATGTTGCTGGCCGACATCTATAAAATTCCCATCGGCCTGTCGCTGGGGGTAATCGCCGGCATTCTGACCATCTCGGTCGTGGCCTCCCTGCTGTTCCCACCCAAACAGCCGCAGGCGGCCGAACCGCCGACCGGCGGCGATGAACAGCTGCCAGCCTCGGGCATAAAATAG
- a CDS encoding type II toxin-antitoxin system prevent-host-death family antitoxin, which translates to MREVGTFEAKTHLSALLDEVARGETIIITKRGRAVARLVPPEAPDRESAVAAANTLRALRKRIGWATTEDILQMRDEGRR; encoded by the coding sequence ATGAGAGAAGTTGGTACATTCGAAGCGAAAACCCACCTGTCTGCACTTCTGGATGAGGTCGCGCGTGGGGAGACCATCATCATCACCAAGCGGGGACGCGCGGTAGCCCGGTTGGTCCCACCAGAAGCGCCCGACCGGGAAAGCGCCGTTGCTGCGGCCAACACCCTCCGCGCTCTGCGTAAGCGCATTGGCTGGGCGACCACAGAGGATATTCTTCAGATGCGCGATGAAGGCCGACGATGA
- a CDS encoding type II toxin-antitoxin system VapC family toxin, translating into MRALLDTHAFLWWLADSRRLSRTAYRAIADEANDIVVSAASAWEITTKYRLGRLPEGAVAAVDVAGSITGQGFGDLTISVADAERAGRLPGPHRDPFDRMLIAQALAHDLVIVSIDAVFDRYGVNRLW; encoded by the coding sequence GTGCGGGCATTGCTGGACACCCATGCGTTCCTGTGGTGGCTTGCGGACAGCAGGCGTCTGTCCAGAACGGCGTACCGGGCAATTGCGGACGAGGCGAACGACATTGTCGTCAGTGCGGCGTCGGCCTGGGAAATCACCACCAAGTACAGACTTGGCAGACTGCCGGAGGGCGCAGTTGCGGCGGTCGATGTCGCCGGGAGCATTACCGGCCAAGGCTTCGGGGACCTGACGATCAGCGTTGCTGATGCCGAACGAGCCGGGCGATTGCCCGGCCCACATCGCGACCCGTTCGACCGTATGCTTATCGCCCAGGCTCTGGCGCACGATTTGGTGATCGTGTCGATTGATGCAGTATTCGACCGTTACGGCGTCAATCGACTGTGGTGA
- a CDS encoding nucleoside 2-deoxyribosyltransferase — protein sequence MDVGTAFEMGYMRGAGKPVYAYYNAEPFYGASEAPGVYADRVATHYPLDPTNPQLDIHGQSVENFGMADNLMMMGALDDAGADIQPSFRATILRIAADLQARLSSADGGVSGP from the coding sequence ATGGATGTCGGCACGGCGTTTGAGATGGGCTATATGCGCGGTGCCGGCAAGCCGGTGTACGCCTACTACAACGCCGAGCCGTTTTACGGCGCGAGCGAGGCACCGGGCGTGTACGCGGACAGAGTCGCCACACACTACCCACTCGACCCGACCAACCCCCAGTTGGACATTCACGGCCAATCGGTCGAGAACTTTGGCATGGCCGACAACCTGATGATGATGGGCGCGCTCGACGACGCCGGGGCGGACATCCAGCCCTCCTTTCGCGCCACTATTCTGCGGATTGCCGCCGACCTCCAGGCCCGGCTGTCGTCAGCCGACGGAGGCGTATCCGGTCCGTAG